The following proteins are encoded in a genomic region of Spirosoma sp. SC4-14:
- a CDS encoding Rrf2 family transcriptional regulator, whose amino-acid sequence MISKKAKYAIKALKVLTEQFGNGPVLISYISSQENIPKKFLEAILLELRNHGILQSQKGKGGGYLLRIEPDRVNLAQVIRIIDGPIAPTPCVSLNFYVRCDDCDDEDTCTIRPIMERVRDANLSVYEQTTLRSLTANTQQQLS is encoded by the coding sequence ATGATTTCTAAAAAAGCGAAGTATGCGATTAAAGCCTTAAAAGTGCTGACCGAGCAATTTGGCAATGGCCCTGTTCTGATTTCTTATATATCGTCGCAGGAGAACATACCTAAAAAGTTTCTGGAAGCTATCTTGCTTGAACTTCGTAATCATGGCATTCTTCAAAGCCAGAAAGGAAAAGGCGGAGGCTATTTATTACGAATTGAACCCGATCGGGTCAATCTGGCGCAGGTGATCCGGATTATTGATGGCCCCATTGCACCAACTCCTTGTGTGTCATTGAATTTTTATGTCCGTTGCGACGACTGCGATGATGAGGATACGTGTACGATTCGGCCCATTATGGAGCGTGTTCGCGATGCGAATCTATCTGTCTATGAGCAAACCACCTTAAGAAGCCTGACGGCCAATACGCAGCAACAGCTATCATGA
- a CDS encoding HAD family phosphatase, which produces MTSLQPIKALFLDIGGVLLTNGWDRNARRRAAELFNLDYEQLNERHHLTFDTYEAGKLSLDDYLKRIVFYEKRSYSPLEFTRFIMEQSQPYADMIQLISQLKQTYGLKLIAVNNEGREINSYRIRQFGLDTFIDAFVSSCYVHLRKPDVDIFQLALDVAQVEPEQVIYIDDRYMFVQIARTVGMHCLHHTSIDSTQQALASYGLTL; this is translated from the coding sequence ATGACTTCACTCCAACCCATTAAAGCACTGTTTTTAGATATAGGTGGCGTATTACTAACCAATGGCTGGGACCGGAATGCCCGCCGACGCGCGGCTGAACTCTTTAACCTGGATTACGAACAGCTTAATGAACGGCATCACCTGACGTTCGATACCTACGAAGCGGGCAAATTAAGCCTCGATGACTATCTGAAACGCATTGTATTCTACGAAAAACGCTCCTACTCTCCACTGGAATTTACGCGGTTCATTATGGAGCAGTCGCAGCCATATGCTGATATGATTCAATTGATCAGTCAGTTGAAGCAGACCTATGGCTTAAAGCTAATTGCGGTTAATAATGAAGGCCGTGAAATTAACTCCTATCGAATTCGTCAGTTTGGATTGGATACGTTTATCGATGCTTTTGTTTCGTCGTGCTATGTGCATCTGCGCAAACCCGATGTCGATATTTTTCAGTTAGCACTCGATGTGGCCCAGGTCGAGCCAGAGCAGGTTATTTACATCGATGACCGGTATATGTTTGTGCAGATTGCCCGAACGGTGGGCATGCACTGCCTGCATCATACCAGCATCGATAGTACGCAGCAAGCTTTGGCATCGTATGGGTTAACGCTATAA
- a CDS encoding IS5 family transposase: MTKQWQPLTDPQWDAISPFFDLKRKRKHELRQIINVILWLLRTGCQWRNLPPQWPNWQAVYYYFDRWKQDGTFERINAALNQSDRKRVGKEAQPSVLCIDAQSVKLNPMICEHRGMDVNKRVNGRKREFVVDTDGRLWVVDVHAANEAEGPASISLIGTILWRVGERLEKVYGDQAYNGAFAQALTEWSIDFEKASRPESTQGFVPVAKRWVVERSIAWTNFFRRIVKDYEYTLSSSVSWLYLANIQIMLQRL, encoded by the coding sequence ATGACCAAACAGTGGCAACCACTGACCGACCCTCAATGGGACGCAATTTCGCCTTTCTTTGACCTCAAACGCAAGCGAAAACATGAATTGCGCCAGATCATCAACGTTATTCTGTGGCTGCTGCGAACCGGTTGTCAATGGCGGAACCTGCCACCGCAATGGCCTAACTGGCAGGCGGTTTACTATTACTTTGACCGCTGGAAGCAGGACGGCACCTTCGAACGAATCAACGCAGCCTTGAATCAATCAGACCGAAAACGAGTGGGTAAGGAAGCTCAGCCATCTGTTCTATGCATTGATGCACAAAGTGTTAAGTTAAATCCCATGATCTGCGAACACCGGGGTATGGACGTCAATAAACGCGTCAACGGGCGAAAACGAGAGTTCGTCGTGGATACCGACGGCCGCTTGTGGGTGGTCGATGTGCATGCGGCAAATGAAGCAGAAGGACCGGCGTCAATTTCTCTGATTGGGACAATCCTTTGGCGAGTTGGGGAACGCCTGGAGAAGGTTTACGGCGATCAGGCTTACAATGGAGCTTTTGCCCAGGCATTAACCGAGTGGAGCATCGATTTCGAGAAGGCTTCGCGTCCCGAATCAACCCAAGGTTTTGTGCCTGTGGCCAAGCGATGGGTCGTTGAACGGAGCATTGCCTGGACGAATTTCTTCCGGCGCATCGTCAAAGATTACGAGTACACGCTATCTTCTTCGGTGAGTTGGCTGTATTTAGCAAACATTCAGATCATGCTACAACGCCTTTGA
- a CDS encoding TonB-dependent receptor, which produces MKRKNIRSALLLSLLTIQTAYAHLGTLIGTVFDGNTHLPLRNVTVQLVGLGKATLTDELGRYRFDGLVASPYKVEFSHVGYASLVQEVRITNDQTTHVQTMLTVAPVTLTAVTVSAMKANEQQLISGLDIRLRPITNSQEILRLVPGLFIGQHAGGGKAEQIFLRGFDLDHGTDIRLTVDGMPVNMVSHAHGQGYADLHFVIPELVEGVDFKKGPYTTDKGNLATAGWANFRIRTALDRSFVKVEAGQFDTYRAVAGLNLLGERGKAKNKSAYLASEYSYSNSYFDNPQHFKRVNVLGKYHSHIAENTNLTLTASTFWSKWNHSGQIPDRAVESGQIGWFGSIDPTEGGETSRTNINAQLVTVTPKNHTIKNQFFYSNYNFELYSNFTFFLNDSINGDQIRQKEHRNLFGYNGSYATQTNLGKTIFTTTLGAQYRQDLTHGTELSHTRNRVETLNRIQYGNVNEINAALYADEVVQVSGRFSINAGVRVDYFRSQYEDVLAIPAITTKHVTQAIVSPKLNLYYTFSPRLQLYLNTGKGFHSNDARVVTAQNGREILPGAYGSDLGIILKPFPKLLINAAAWYLWMEQEFVYVGDEGVVEPSGRSRREGLDLSIRYQLTKSLFADVDLNTAHPRSLDAEAGQNYLPLAPVFTSTGGLSVQTQYGLSGSLRYRYMANRPANEDNTVVAQGYFVTDMQVNYTRHTYMLGLSVQNLFNTRWKETQFDTESRLKGEAAPVDEIHFTPGTPFFARLSLTYFW; this is translated from the coding sequence ATGAAACGCAAGAATATACGTTCCGCACTTCTCCTTTCTCTATTAACCATCCAGACGGCTTATGCACATTTGGGTACGCTTATCGGTACCGTATTCGATGGCAACACCCATTTGCCTTTGCGAAATGTAACGGTGCAACTGGTTGGGCTGGGCAAAGCTACTCTGACCGATGAACTGGGTCGCTATCGGTTCGATGGGTTGGTAGCGTCGCCCTACAAAGTTGAGTTTTCGCATGTTGGGTATGCTTCTCTCGTGCAGGAAGTTCGGATTACGAATGACCAGACAACTCATGTTCAAACCATGCTGACGGTGGCTCCCGTAACGCTTACTGCCGTAACGGTATCGGCGATGAAAGCCAATGAACAGCAGTTGATCAGTGGATTAGATATTCGCCTGCGACCCATTACTAACTCCCAGGAGATTCTTCGGCTAGTGCCGGGCTTGTTTATTGGCCAGCATGCCGGGGGCGGTAAGGCCGAGCAGATTTTCCTGCGGGGATTTGATCTGGATCATGGCACCGACATTCGGCTAACTGTTGATGGTATGCCGGTTAACATGGTTTCTCATGCCCATGGTCAGGGGTATGCCGATCTGCATTTTGTGATTCCAGAACTGGTAGAAGGCGTCGATTTCAAAAAAGGGCCATATACAACCGATAAAGGCAATCTGGCCACGGCAGGCTGGGCAAATTTTCGGATACGGACTGCCCTCGATCGGTCGTTTGTGAAAGTAGAAGCCGGGCAGTTCGATACCTACCGGGCTGTTGCCGGGCTCAACTTGCTGGGCGAGCGTGGTAAGGCAAAAAATAAGTCGGCCTATCTGGCTTCTGAGTACTCATATTCTAATTCATACTTCGATAATCCGCAGCATTTTAAGCGAGTAAACGTACTGGGCAAATACCACAGCCATATTGCCGAAAATACGAATTTAACCCTAACGGCATCAACTTTCTGGAGCAAATGGAATCATTCGGGGCAGATACCCGACCGGGCCGTCGAATCAGGGCAGATCGGCTGGTTCGGCTCTATCGACCCAACCGAAGGGGGCGAAACAAGTCGTACGAACATAAATGCGCAACTGGTAACGGTGACGCCCAAAAACCATACCATCAAAAACCAGTTCTTCTATAGTAACTACAATTTCGAGCTGTATTCCAACTTCACCTTCTTTCTCAACGATAGTATCAACGGCGATCAGATTCGTCAGAAAGAGCACCGGAATCTGTTCGGCTACAATGGCAGTTATGCTACCCAGACCAATCTGGGCAAAACTATCTTCACAACAACGCTGGGTGCGCAATATAGACAGGACCTGACCCACGGAACCGAATTATCCCATACGCGAAACCGGGTAGAAACGCTGAACCGAATCCAGTATGGCAATGTCAATGAAATAAACGCAGCACTTTATGCGGATGAAGTCGTTCAGGTGTCAGGTCGTTTCAGCATCAATGCTGGTGTACGGGTCGATTACTTCCGTTCTCAATACGAAGACGTGCTGGCAATACCCGCCATAACGACGAAACACGTTACTCAGGCTATTGTATCGCCTAAACTGAACCTTTATTATACGTTTAGCCCTCGGCTTCAACTCTACCTGAATACTGGCAAGGGCTTCCATTCCAACGACGCTCGTGTAGTTACGGCTCAAAACGGCCGCGAAATTTTGCCCGGTGCCTACGGCTCCGATTTGGGAATCATTCTCAAGCCGTTTCCAAAACTGCTTATCAATGCGGCTGCCTGGTATTTGTGGATGGAGCAGGAGTTTGTGTATGTAGGTGACGAGGGCGTAGTTGAACCCAGTGGTCGATCGCGTCGTGAGGGGCTCGATTTATCGATTCGGTATCAACTTACGAAAAGTTTATTTGCCGATGTCGACCTGAATACGGCCCATCCTCGCTCACTTGATGCCGAAGCCGGACAAAATTATTTGCCTCTGGCCCCGGTGTTTACATCGACGGGAGGCTTATCGGTGCAAACGCAATATGGACTAAGTGGTTCACTGCGTTATCGGTACATGGCCAACCGTCCGGCAAATGAAGACAACACGGTTGTGGCCCAAGGCTATTTCGTTACAGATATGCAGGTAAATTATACCCGACACACCTATATGCTGGGCCTGTCGGTACAGAACCTGTTCAATACCCGCTGGAAAGAAACTCAATTCGATACCGAGAGTCGTTTGAAAGGCGAAGCGGCTCCCGTCGACGAAATTCATTTTACGCCCGGTACGCCCTTTTTTGCCCGGCTGAGTCTAACCTATTTTTGGTAA